In one Parageobacillus genomosp. 1 genomic region, the following are encoded:
- a CDS encoding ABC transporter permease, with protein sequence MFYVSVFFQYMAQYMKTKLQYRADLFVEFISDLMSQAVNLVFLLVVFGHTSLLHGWTREEILFIYGFFLVPYAVFGAFFNIWDFNERYIVRGEMDRVLTRPVHSLFQIILERMELESLLGGVTGIIIMAYASARLSLSFHWYDIFMFILFVLGGALIYAGVFVSLATISFWADARTSIMPMMYNISNYGRYPIDIYHRLIRYILTWILPFAFVGVYPASYFLGKKEWYNYAFFTPIMGVIFFTIAVVLWNAGVKRYRGAGN encoded by the coding sequence GTGTTTTACGTATCGGTCTTTTTTCAATATATGGCGCAATACATGAAAACCAAATTGCAATATCGCGCCGATTTGTTTGTTGAGTTCATTTCTGATTTGATGTCACAGGCGGTCAATCTTGTGTTTCTTCTCGTTGTGTTTGGGCATACGTCGTTATTGCACGGCTGGACGCGCGAGGAAATTTTGTTTATTTACGGCTTTTTCTTAGTGCCATATGCGGTGTTTGGGGCGTTTTTTAACATTTGGGATTTTAACGAGCGCTATATTGTCCGCGGGGAGATGGACCGTGTGTTGACGCGCCCGGTGCACAGCTTGTTTCAAATTATTCTCGAGCGGATGGAACTTGAATCGTTGCTTGGCGGAGTGACGGGCATCATCATTATGGCGTATGCAAGCGCGCGTTTATCCCTTTCGTTTCATTGGTATGACATTTTTATGTTTATTCTGTTTGTTTTAGGTGGAGCGCTTATTTACGCGGGAGTATTTGTGTCATTGGCGACCATTAGTTTTTGGGCCGATGCTCGTACATCTATTATGCCGATGATGTACAACATCAGCAACTACGGACGCTATCCGATTGACATTTATCATCGCCTCATCCGCTATATTTTAACGTGGATTTTGCCGTTTGCGTTTGTCGGAGTATATCCCGCATCGTATTTTCTTGGCAAAAAAGAATGGTACAACTATGCGTTTTTTACTCCAATCATGGGTGTTATCTTTTTTACGATTGCGGTCGTTTTATGGAACGCAGGAGTAAAGCGATATCGAGGTGCGGGGAATTGA
- a CDS encoding L-lactate permease, whose protein sequence is MWIQHYNPFHNAYLSAFIAALPIVLFLLCLTVLKMKGVKAAFLTLCFGLVTAVCFFHMPISKAIAASIYGIANGLWPIGYIVIMAVWLYKIAVKTGKFDIIRGSIANISEDQRLQLLLIGFSFNAFLEGAAGFGVPIAISAALLSELGFRPLKAAALCLIANAASGAFGAIGIPVIVGAQMGDLTSLELSRTLAWILPFITFVIPFLLVFILDKWKGIRETLPALLVVSGSYTIVQTLTIIVFGPELANILAALVSMGALTIFLKKWQPSHIYRVNQDGKVVEKSKYSLKEIINAWSPFYILTVIVIIWSLPSFKALFAEGGMLHQTTLLFKVPFLHGEVVKTPPVAPTQTALDAIFKLDLVSATGTAILLAVLFTSMFSKNITFAEGIQSLKETCKELWIPVLTICFIMGFANLANYAGLSSTIGLALAKTGDAFPFVSPLLGWLGVFITGSVVSNNALFGHLQVVTGTQIGTNSSLLLAANTSGGVMGKLISPQSIAIATAAVQETGRESNLFKMTVYYSLILLLFVGVWTYVLSIIGI, encoded by the coding sequence ATGTGGATACAACATTACAATCCTTTTCATAACGCATATCTTTCTGCATTCATTGCGGCGCTTCCAATTGTTTTATTTTTATTATGTTTAACGGTGTTGAAGATGAAGGGAGTAAAAGCCGCTTTTCTTACCCTTTGTTTTGGATTAGTGACAGCGGTTTGTTTTTTCCATATGCCGATTTCAAAGGCGATTGCCGCTTCCATTTATGGAATCGCGAACGGTTTATGGCCCATTGGTTATATTGTGATCATGGCCGTCTGGCTATATAAAATCGCTGTTAAAACGGGGAAATTTGATATTATCCGTGGGAGTATCGCAAACATTTCTGAAGATCAGCGGCTTCAACTGTTGCTCATCGGTTTTAGCTTTAACGCATTTTTAGAAGGAGCTGCGGGATTTGGCGTTCCGATTGCCATTTCAGCCGCTTTACTTTCGGAACTAGGATTTCGTCCATTAAAAGCTGCCGCTCTTTGTTTAATTGCCAATGCTGCATCTGGCGCGTTTGGAGCAATTGGGATTCCAGTTATTGTCGGAGCGCAAATGGGAGATTTAACTTCGCTTGAGTTATCTCGTACACTTGCTTGGATTTTACCGTTTATCACATTTGTTATTCCATTCTTATTAGTGTTTATTTTAGATAAATGGAAAGGTATTAGAGAAACATTGCCTGCTCTTTTAGTGGTAAGCGGAAGTTATACCATTGTGCAAACATTGACAATCATTGTATTCGGTCCTGAATTGGCCAATATTTTAGCAGCACTTGTCAGTATGGGGGCACTAACTATTTTCTTAAAAAAATGGCAGCCTTCACATATATATCGAGTTAATCAAGATGGGAAAGTTGTAGAAAAATCTAAATACAGCTTGAAAGAAATCATCAATGCGTGGTCTCCTTTTTATATTTTAACGGTAATCGTTATTATATGGAGTCTACCAAGTTTTAAAGCTCTATTTGCTGAAGGTGGAATGCTTCATCAAACTACGCTTTTATTTAAAGTGCCATTTTTACATGGGGAAGTCGTAAAAACTCCTCCGGTGGCGCCGACACAGACTGCATTAGATGCAATATTTAAGCTAGATCTTGTGTCAGCAACAGGTACAGCGATTTTATTAGCGGTGTTGTTCACAAGTATGTTTAGCAAAAACATTACGTTCGCTGAAGGAATACAAAGTTTAAAAGAAACATGTAAAGAACTATGGATTCCTGTATTAACTATTTGTTTTATCATGGGATTTGCCAACTTGGCTAACTATGCGGGCTTATCTTCTACGATTGGTTTAGCATTAGCGAAGACAGGGGATGCATTTCCGTTCGTTTCCCCGTTATTAGGGTGGCTTGGTGTGTTTATTACAGGATCTGTCGTGAGCAACAATGCTTTATTTGGCCATTTACAAGTGGTTACAGGAACTCAAATAGGGACAAACTCTTCGTTATTGCTTGCTGCCAATACTAGTGGAGGAGTTATGGGAAAACTCATTTCTCCGCAATCAATTGCCATTGCAACAGCAGCGGTGCAAGAGACTGGTAGAGAATCTAACTTGTTTAAAATGACGGTTTATTATAGCTTGATCTTGCTATTGTTTGTAGGAGTCTGGACATACGTTCTTTCGATCATTGGAATTTAA
- a CDS encoding glutamate-1-semialdehyde 2,1-aminomutase — MNFTKSEQLYQEALKHIVGGVNSPSRSYKAVGGGAPVVMERAQGAYFWDVDGNKYIDYLAAYGPIITGHAHPHITKAIQRAAETGVLYGTPTPHEITFAKMLKEAIPSLEKVRFVNSGTEAVMTTIRVARAYTSRDKIVKFAGCYHGHSDLVLVAAGSGPSTLGTPDSAGVPKSIAQEVITVPYNDVDSFKQAMEIWGDQVAAVLVEPIVGNFGIVTPKPGFLEAINEIAHQAGALVIYDEVITAFRFMYGGAQNLLGIEPDLTALGKIIGGGLPIGAYGGRQDIMEQVAPLGPAYQAGTMAGNPASILAGIACLEVLQQDGVYEYLDKLGAMLEDGILHHTDKYGVPVTINRLKGALTVYFTTEKVENYEQAQRSDGEMFAKFFKLMLKQGINLAPSKYEAWFVTLAHTEDDIEYTLQAVENAFKQLKNA; from the coding sequence ATGAATTTTACGAAATCGGAACAATTGTATCAGGAAGCGCTCAAGCATATCGTCGGCGGCGTCAACAGCCCATCCCGTTCGTATAAAGCGGTCGGCGGCGGGGCGCCGGTCGTCATGGAACGCGCGCAAGGCGCTTATTTTTGGGACGTCGACGGCAACAAATATATCGACTATTTGGCAGCATACGGACCGATTATTACAGGCCATGCCCATCCGCACATCACGAAAGCGATTCAGCGCGCTGCGGAAACTGGTGTCCTTTATGGCACTCCAACTCCTCATGAAATTACATTCGCGAAAATGCTAAAAGAAGCGATTCCATCCTTAGAAAAAGTACGTTTCGTCAACTCGGGAACGGAAGCGGTAATGACGACGATTCGCGTGGCGCGCGCTTATACCAGCCGCGATAAAATCGTCAAATTTGCCGGATGTTACCACGGACATTCTGACCTAGTCCTTGTCGCTGCCGGCTCTGGTCCGTCGACATTAGGAACCCCAGATTCCGCCGGTGTGCCAAAAAGCATTGCTCAAGAAGTAATTACTGTACCGTACAATGATGTTGACTCATTCAAACAAGCGATGGAAATATGGGGAGACCAAGTCGCCGCTGTGCTTGTTGAACCGATCGTTGGCAACTTTGGCATCGTTACACCAAAACCTGGCTTTTTAGAGGCAATCAATGAGATCGCCCATCAAGCAGGAGCGCTTGTCATTTACGATGAAGTCATCACGGCATTCCGCTTTATGTACGGTGGTGCGCAAAATTTATTAGGTATCGAACCCGATTTAACCGCACTTGGAAAAATTATTGGCGGCGGTCTGCCAATCGGCGCATACGGTGGTCGTCAAGACATTATGGAACAAGTCGCGCCGCTCGGTCCGGCATACCAAGCAGGGACGATGGCAGGCAACCCAGCATCGATTCTTGCTGGCATCGCCTGCCTTGAAGTGCTGCAGCAAGACGGCGTTTATGAATATCTTGATAAACTTGGCGCGATGTTAGAAGATGGCATTCTTCACCATACTGACAAATATGGTGTTCCAGTAACAATCAACCGCTTAAAAGGCGCACTTACCGTCTACTTTACGACCGAAAAAGTCGAAAACTATGAACAAGCGCAGCGAAGCGACGGCGAAATGTTTGCGAAGTTCTTTAAACTCATGTTAAAACAAGGCATCAACCTCGCTCCTTCAAAATATGAAGCGTGGTTTGTCACGCTCGCACATACAGAAGACGATATTGAATACACACTTCAGGCGGTAGAAAACGCATTTAAACAATTAAAAAATGCATAA
- a CDS encoding ABC transporter permease, which produces MDKYIEMIRIRFLMMLAYRTNYYTGILIYAINIAAYYFLWSAIYGGKSTMQGMSMEQMTTYVAISWMARAFYFNNIDREIAMEIREGKVATELIRPYSYLGMKTMQGLGEGIFRLLFLSLPGILLIALFLPLRFPTDVHTWLFFILSITFSFIINSELNLLAGIVTFFTLNNEGLLRAKRFVIDLFSGLILPIRFYPEWAQEVMKYFPFQGISYIPSMIVTGSFQGQAIIHGLLFQLVWCVLLLIPIQLLWQAAKKQLVVQGG; this is translated from the coding sequence ATGGATAAATATATTGAGATGATCCGCATCCGCTTTTTAATGATGCTTGCTTACCGGACCAATTATTATACGGGCATTCTTATTTACGCCATTAATATCGCCGCGTACTATTTTCTCTGGTCAGCGATTTACGGCGGCAAATCGACGATGCAAGGAATGTCGATGGAGCAAATGACCACGTATGTTGCCATTTCGTGGATGGCGCGTGCGTTTTATTTCAATAATATCGACCGTGAAATCGCGATGGAAATTCGCGAAGGAAAGGTGGCGACCGAGCTCATCCGCCCTTACAGTTATTTGGGAATGAAAACGATGCAAGGATTGGGTGAGGGAATTTTTCGCTTATTGTTTCTTTCGCTTCCCGGCATTCTTCTGATCGCGCTGTTTTTGCCGCTTCGTTTTCCGACCGATGTTCATACATGGCTGTTTTTTATATTGTCGATTACATTCAGTTTTATTATTAATTCAGAGTTGAATTTGCTTGCAGGAATTGTGACGTTTTTTACCCTCAACAATGAAGGCTTGTTGCGGGCAAAACGGTTCGTCATCGATCTTTTTTCTGGCTTGATTTTGCCAATCCGCTTTTACCCAGAATGGGCGCAAGAGGTAATGAAATACTTTCCATTTCAAGGAATTAGCTATATTCCAAGCATGATTGTGACAGGAAGCTTTCAAGGGCAAGCAATCATCCACGGTCTTTTGTTTCAGCTTGTATGGTGCGTGCTGTTGCTCATCCCGATTCAGCTATTGTGGCAAGCGGCGAAAAAACAGCTTGTCGTTCAAGGAGGGTGA
- a CDS encoding FtsX-like permease family protein, with amino-acid sequence MTFRQFALHNVRRSFGRYAAYFLSSTFAVTVFFMYAAFIFHPDVVNGTIRPSVRRGIFAAEVIVFLFSVFFIFYSTSSFLKLRKKDFGMLTLLGITRGQLNKLIVIENSIIALLSIVTGMVFGALLTKIFFMLFSVILDLPSPLSYYIAWKAVATTGIVFLVTFEAITILTLITIRSSQIIDLLMSAKKPKKTPVYSIWLSMLAVICLAIGYYLAYTSNIVQMMKRVLPILLLVIIGTYFLYTQASIGLLRYYKKQKHFYYRGTNLITAAELTYKLKDNARILSMVTILTAVTFTSTGVLANLYFGKKAEAEARFPHAIALISKKEPKAFEKKLQILKNVLRDEHIPFTSHKAAFIRAYNPKKPNDDVMQNLVLMRVTDYNRFADLAGQPHISLPANTAAYMHPTPDQGYEPIKGKQIAIAIKNSNETLVVPLAKSIPQPAINPSGFIGYMLVVPDHLYAKFQRLAAEETIQYYTGISYKNWEAKTSVIKKLNRVIQKDDVDFINRLEFFNQMKQIFSLMLFIGFFVSVLFFLAADSILYFKLYNDLEQDSKQYKSLSKLGLTWKEMKQIAAKQVAILFFIPFAVATVHAGFAFKMLQNMVSGSVVKTSVLVIIIFFVVQLGYYFLIRSLYTKKMEQVM; translated from the coding sequence ATGACATTTCGACAGTTCGCCCTTCATAATGTGAGACGAAGCTTTGGCCGATATGCCGCCTATTTTTTGAGCAGCACTTTCGCCGTCACTGTCTTTTTTATGTACGCTGCATTTATTTTCCATCCTGATGTAGTGAATGGAACGATTCGTCCATCAGTGCGAAGAGGAATCTTTGCTGCCGAAGTCATCGTCTTTCTTTTTTCTGTATTTTTCATTTTTTATTCGACAAGCTCGTTTTTAAAATTGCGTAAAAAAGATTTTGGCATGCTGACGTTACTTGGTATTACGCGCGGTCAGCTAAATAAATTAATCGTGATCGAAAACTCGATCATCGCCCTGCTTTCGATTGTAACAGGAATGGTGTTTGGAGCCTTACTGACAAAAATCTTTTTCATGTTGTTTTCTGTTATTTTAGACTTGCCATCGCCGCTATCTTACTATATTGCTTGGAAAGCGGTCGCCACTACCGGGATCGTGTTTCTAGTGACATTTGAGGCAATTACGATCTTGACGCTCATCACGATCCGTTCTTCGCAAATTATTGATTTATTAATGTCGGCGAAAAAACCGAAAAAAACGCCTGTCTACTCGATCTGGCTTTCGATGCTTGCGGTTATCTGCCTGGCAATTGGATACTATTTAGCCTATACCTCCAACATCGTACAAATGATGAAACGCGTCCTTCCAATTCTATTGCTCGTCATTATTGGAACGTACTTTCTATATACGCAAGCGAGCATCGGGCTGCTGCGATACTATAAAAAGCAAAAGCATTTCTATTATCGTGGCACAAACTTAATTACCGCCGCGGAACTAACATATAAACTGAAAGATAACGCGAGAATTTTAAGCATGGTGACGATTCTAACGGCGGTGACCTTCACTTCTACCGGGGTGCTTGCCAACCTTTATTTTGGCAAAAAAGCAGAAGCAGAAGCGCGGTTTCCGCATGCGATTGCCCTTATATCGAAAAAAGAACCGAAAGCCTTTGAAAAAAAATTGCAAATACTAAAAAATGTTTTACGTGATGAGCATATTCCTTTCACAAGTCATAAGGCCGCTTTCATCCGGGCATATAATCCTAAGAAACCTAACGATGATGTAATGCAAAACCTTGTTCTGATGCGTGTAACAGATTACAATCGATTCGCGGATTTGGCCGGTCAGCCGCATATATCGCTACCAGCAAATACAGCTGCCTATATGCACCCTACCCCTGACCAAGGGTATGAACCTATTAAAGGAAAACAAATTGCGATCGCTATAAAAAATAGTAATGAGACGTTGGTGGTTCCATTGGCTAAATCGATTCCCCAACCAGCCATCAATCCTTCGGGGTTTATCGGATACATGTTAGTTGTTCCTGATCATTTATATGCTAAATTTCAGCGTCTCGCAGCGGAAGAAACGATTCAATATTACACTGGTATATCATATAAAAATTGGGAAGCAAAAACATCAGTAATCAAAAAACTGAACCGCGTGATTCAAAAAGATGATGTCGATTTCATCAATCGTTTAGAATTCTTTAACCAAATGAAACAAATTTTCTCCTTAATGCTCTTTATTGGTTTTTTCGTCAGTGTCCTCTTCTTTTTAGCCGCTGACAGCATTTTATATTTTAAGCTCTATAACGATTTAGAGCAGGACAGCAAGCAATACAAATCGTTATCCAAACTCGGTTTGACATGGAAAGAAATGAAACAAATCGCTGCGAAGCAAGTAGCAATTCTCTTTTTTATTCCATTTGCTGTCGCTACCGTCCATGCCGGCTTCGCCTTTAAAATGCTGCAAAACATGGTGTCCGGCTCCGTTGTCAAGACAAGCGTGCTTGTCATTATCATCTTTTTCGTTGTTCAACTTGGTTACTATTTTTTGATTCGTTCGCTTTACACGAAAAAGATGGAGCAAGTAATGTAA
- a CDS encoding ABC transporter ATP-binding protein, protein MTILQANSITKIYRSSQSAAHRALDNFSLSIEKGEFVGVMGPSGSGKTTLLNILATIDQPTTGEVLVEGKNLSQLSKKELALFRRRKLGFVFQDFNLLDTLTIGENIILPLTLDKIPVKEMEQRLQMVAATLGIEGILDKRTYEVSGGQQQRAAIARAIIHEPLLIFADEPTGNLDSKSSKDVMETLTALHQEKNVSIMMVTHDPFAASYCERIIFIKDGKWFTEIRRGHNRQAFFQDILDMLSLLGGNVNDISTVRPS, encoded by the coding sequence ATGACGATCCTGCAGGCAAACTCGATTACGAAAATATATCGTTCCAGCCAATCGGCCGCACATCGGGCGTTAGATAATTTCAGTTTATCGATTGAAAAAGGGGAATTTGTCGGAGTCATGGGACCATCCGGAAGCGGAAAAACAACCTTGCTTAATATTTTGGCAACCATCGATCAGCCGACTACGGGAGAAGTGTTGGTAGAGGGGAAAAATCTATCGCAGCTTTCGAAAAAAGAACTTGCTTTGTTTCGCAGACGGAAACTCGGCTTTGTATTCCAAGACTTCAACTTGCTAGACACGTTAACCATCGGGGAAAATATCATTCTTCCACTTACGTTGGACAAAATTCCTGTTAAAGAAATGGAACAACGGTTGCAAATGGTAGCTGCCACTTTAGGCATTGAAGGGATTCTCGATAAGCGGACATACGAAGTCTCAGGCGGACAGCAGCAGCGCGCTGCAATTGCACGGGCAATTATTCATGAACCGCTGCTCATTTTTGCCGATGAACCGACCGGGAATCTGGACTCGAAATCTTCAAAAGATGTGATGGAAACATTAACAGCATTGCATCAGGAAAAGAACGTTTCCATCATGATGGTTACGCACGATCCTTTTGCGGCGAGCTACTGTGAGCGCATTATTTTCATCAAAGACGGCAAATGGTTCACAGAGATACGCAGAGGACATAACCGGCAGGCGTTTTTTCAAGATATTCTGGACATGCTGTCACTATTAGGAGGGAACGTCAATGACATTTCGACAGTTCGCCCTTCATAA
- a CDS encoding sensor histidine kinase: MKLFLREHIPLTVFHLLHTVLLLSIVYLYMLEQSFHPSFGMFAYLFVISFVCIAMFLTWRYWRQSHAYRFLSSNLRQLDMSTYPFSGSPLLHAFQKLLHSQYRYYTEELQALHKEMDDASLFMNQWVHQMKTPVSVIDLLLQNFDIQDQSDREFVNSMREELERLQHGLELALYSERIKRFSHDFHVKRLPLKTMVNHVIQHYKRSFIRNRIHPIVEIPETIFVETDQKWFQFALSQIVTNAIKYSKDVSNQIVLSAVQRENEVFLSVQDFGVGIPKQDIGRVFEPFFTGMNGRRFRESTGMGLYLVKQIVDHLGHGITISSEEGKGTSVTITFYNVTKM; encoded by the coding sequence ATGAAATTGTTTTTGCGCGAGCATATCCCGCTGACCGTCTTTCATCTCCTTCACACTGTACTTTTGCTATCGATTGTGTATTTATATATGCTCGAACAATCCTTTCATCCGTCTTTTGGCATGTTTGCTTATCTTTTTGTTATCAGCTTTGTGTGCATCGCAATGTTTTTAACATGGCGTTATTGGCGGCAATCCCATGCATATCGGTTTTTATCGTCCAACTTGCGGCAGTTAGATATGAGCACGTACCCTTTTAGCGGGTCTCCGCTACTGCATGCTTTTCAAAAACTCCTTCACTCGCAATATCGTTATTATACAGAAGAACTGCAAGCATTGCATAAAGAGATGGACGATGCATCATTATTTATGAACCAATGGGTTCATCAGATGAAAACGCCGGTTTCTGTCATTGATTTGCTTTTGCAAAACTTTGACATTCAAGACCAATCCGACCGGGAGTTTGTTAATAGCATGCGCGAAGAACTCGAGCGATTGCAGCACGGATTGGAGCTGGCCCTGTATTCGGAACGAATAAAGCGGTTTTCTCACGATTTTCATGTAAAGCGGCTGCCGCTAAAAACAATGGTCAACCATGTCATTCAACATTACAAACGCTCTTTTATTCGCAACCGCATTCACCCCATCGTGGAAATTCCCGAAACGATTTTCGTAGAAACGGATCAAAAATGGTTTCAGTTCGCCCTTAGCCAAATCGTCACCAATGCCATCAAATATTCGAAAGACGTTAGCAACCAAATCGTGCTTTCTGCTGTTCAACGCGAAAACGAAGTGTTTTTGTCCGTTCAAGATTTTGGAGTCGGCATTCCAAAACAAGATATCGGACGCGTATTTGAACCTTTTTTCACTGGTATGAATGGGCGCAGGTTTCGCGAATCCACTGGAATGGGGTTATACCTTGTCAAACAAATTGTTGACCATCTTGGCCACGGAATTACCATTTCTTCTGAAGAAGGAAAAGGAACGTCCGTCACGATCACTTTTTACAATGTGACAAAAATGTAA
- a CDS encoding ATP-binding cassette domain-containing protein, producing the protein MNAIEVENLRKEFKSYSSRSGLIGAFRDLFTRNYKIIRAVNDISFTVEQGEIVGYIGENGAGKSTTIKMLTGILTPTAGKVIVNGMNPHKEREKFVRTIGVVFGQRSQLWWDIAVQESFRLLKKVYRVSDEDYRQHMEHIIETLDIGPLLDKPVRKLSLGQRMRCELAAALIHNPPLLFLDEPTIGLDVLVKLKIREFLKEINEKYNTTILLTTHDISDIEALCERVIMLDEGKIIYDGSLKRLKEKWGEGKQIQFTFASEITFHALQELTNGLQVIWKKGEQDNIWIAHVPSALLPEVISRVVARYSIQDMNINEISTEEVIRNIYEEGVVHG; encoded by the coding sequence ATGAACGCCATCGAAGTGGAAAACTTACGGAAAGAATTTAAATCGTATTCGAGCCGCTCCGGCTTAATTGGCGCGTTTCGCGATTTATTTACGCGAAACTATAAAATCATTCGTGCGGTGAATGATATTTCGTTTACCGTAGAGCAGGGGGAAATCGTTGGCTATATCGGCGAAAACGGCGCAGGAAAATCGACGACAATTAAAATGTTGACGGGAATTTTGACGCCGACGGCGGGAAAAGTGATCGTCAACGGTATGAATCCGCATAAAGAGCGGGAAAAGTTCGTGCGGACGATCGGTGTGGTATTCGGACAGCGTTCCCAATTGTGGTGGGACATTGCGGTGCAAGAATCGTTTCGGCTCTTGAAAAAAGTGTATCGCGTTTCCGATGAAGATTATCGGCAACATATGGAACATATTATTGAGACGCTAGATATCGGTCCGCTCTTGGACAAGCCGGTGCGCAAGCTGTCGCTCGGGCAGCGGATGCGCTGTGAACTGGCAGCGGCGCTCATTCATAATCCACCGCTGTTGTTTTTGGATGAGCCGACCATTGGCCTCGATGTGCTTGTCAAACTGAAAATCCGCGAGTTTTTAAAAGAAATTAATGAAAAATACAACACGACGATTTTATTGACGACGCATGATATTTCCGATATCGAAGCGTTATGCGAGCGCGTCATTATGCTCGATGAAGGAAAGATCATTTACGATGGTTCGCTTAAGCGCCTTAAAGAAAAATGGGGAGAGGGAAAACAAATCCAATTTACGTTTGCGAGCGAAATTACCTTTCATGCTTTACAGGAACTAACGAACGGTCTGCAAGTGATATGGAAAAAAGGGGAGCAAGACAACATCTGGATAGCGCACGTGCCTTCCGCGCTGCTGCCTGAAGTGATCAGCCGCGTTGTCGCCCGCTATTCGATTCAAGATATGAACATTAACGAAATTTCCACGGAGGAAGTTATCCGCAACATCTACGAAGAAGGTGTTGTGCATGGATAA
- a CDS encoding L-lactate dehydrogenase: MKRQCMNRVALIGTGFVGASYAFALMNQGIADELVLIDVNKEKAKGDVMDLNHGKVFAPKPMNIWHGDYQDCQDADLVVICAGANQKPGETRLDLVDKNINIFKTIVDSVMRSGFDGIFLVATNPVDILTYATWKFSGLPKERVIGSGTILDTARFRFLLSEYFQVAPTNVHAYIIGEHGDTELPVWSHAEIGSIPVEQILSQNDSCRKEDLENIFVNVRDAAYQIIEKKGATYYGIAMGLVRITRAILHNENAILTVSAHLDGQYNEQNVYIGVPAIINRNGIREVMEIKLNETEQQQFHHSVTVLKDILSRYFNEVK; encoded by the coding sequence ATGAAAAGACAATGCATGAATCGAGTAGCACTTATAGGAACAGGATTCGTTGGAGCCAGCTATGCATTTGCTCTTATGAATCAAGGGATAGCGGATGAACTAGTGTTGATTGATGTGAATAAAGAGAAGGCAAAGGGCGACGTGATGGACTTAAATCACGGAAAAGTATTTGCGCCGAAGCCAATGAATATATGGCATGGAGATTATCAAGATTGTCAAGATGCTGATTTGGTAGTGATTTGTGCAGGTGCTAACCAAAAGCCAGGGGAAACAAGACTCGATCTTGTTGACAAAAACATTAATATCTTTAAAACGATTGTCGATTCGGTTATGAGATCAGGGTTTGATGGCATTTTTCTTGTTGCAACAAATCCAGTAGATATCTTAACGTATGCTACTTGGAAATTTAGCGGTTTACCGAAAGAACGAGTTATCGGTTCGGGAACGATTCTAGATACGGCAAGATTCCGCTTTTTGTTAAGTGAATATTTTCAAGTAGCTCCAACCAATGTGCACGCGTATATTATCGGAGAGCATGGGGATACGGAGCTGCCTGTTTGGAGTCACGCGGAAATTGGAAGTATTCCAGTTGAGCAAATATTGTCGCAAAACGATAGCTGCAGAAAAGAGGATTTAGAAAATATCTTTGTTAATGTTCGGGATGCGGCATACCAAATTATTGAGAAAAAAGGTGCAACATATTACGGCATTGCAATGGGGCTAGTCCGCATTACACGTGCTATTTTGCACAATGAAAATGCTATATTAACCGTTTCCGCTCATTTGGATGGTCAATATAATGAGCAAAACGTTTATATCGGTGTACCTGCTATTATCAACCGAAACGGCATTCGCGAAGTAATGGAAATAAAGTTAAATGAAACAGAACAACAGCAATTTCATCATAGCGTAACCGTATTAAAAGACATTCTTTCCCGTTATTTTAATGAGGTAAAGTAA